In one window of Myxococcales bacterium DNA:
- a CDS encoding class I SAM-dependent methyltransferase translates to MDYQRIYRERAEDYDRLVGAEDADGNLLPALEAVVPVAGLDVLDVGTGTGRLARLLVGRARRVVGVEPAPAMLAVARRHLEASGHGGWELHEGRADALPVESASADLVLAGWVLGHQRTWRADDWREAIGACLCEMSRCLRPGGTMVIIETLGTGSEEPAPPNAALADYFGWLEEQGFTRRAIRTDYVFPDVATAAAVCGGFFGEAFAERVTRAGWSRVPECTGLWSRAPLAERS, encoded by the coding sequence ATGGATTACCAGCGCATCTACCGCGAGCGCGCGGAGGACTACGATCGCCTCGTCGGTGCCGAGGACGCCGACGGCAACCTGCTGCCCGCCCTCGAGGCCGTGGTGCCCGTCGCGGGCCTCGACGTGCTCGACGTAGGCACGGGCACGGGTCGCCTCGCGCGCCTCCTCGTCGGCCGCGCGAGGCGTGTCGTCGGGGTCGAGCCGGCGCCGGCGATGCTGGCCGTGGCGCGCCGGCACCTCGAGGCCTCGGGGCACGGCGGGTGGGAGCTCCATGAGGGCCGCGCCGACGCCCTGCCCGTGGAGTCTGCCTCCGCCGATCTCGTGCTCGCCGGGTGGGTGCTCGGTCACCAGCGGACGTGGCGCGCCGACGACTGGCGCGAGGCGATCGGCGCGTGCCTCTGCGAGATGAGCCGCTGCCTGCGGCCCGGCGGCACGATGGTCATCATCGAGACGCTCGGCACCGGCAGCGAGGAGCCTGCGCCGCCGAACGCCGCGTTGGCCGACTATTTCGGCTGGCTCGAGGAGCAAGGGTTCACCCGCCGCGCCATCCGCACCGACTACGTGTTCCCGGACGTCGCTACCGCCGCGGCCGTGTGCGGCGGCTTCTTCGGCGAGGCGTTTGCGGAGCGCGTCACGCGCGCGGGCTGGTCGCGCGTCCCCGAGTGCACGGGCCTCTGGTCGCGCGCACCGCTCGCCGAGCGAAGCTAA
- a CDS encoding phosphodiester glycosidase family protein has protein sequence MRLHVAPALLPLVAAWVASVAGLRHARAADVTKPVADGVTLVTRTTSAPLVARVLKVTLGAPGVHLGATTSAQRRRTTSSYAKLVGAAAATNGDFFSYATYGTTGLAAGAGVKWADTKDDSTSANLAFDDAGRVDYFDASRVVTFDPTWMKGVVSGHPQVVNAGVALATNPAAAACTARNPRSAVGLSQDKKTLLLAVVDGRSSSSVGMTCTEVAALMRSFGAYDAFNLDGGGSSTLYLRGSGVVNRPSDGSERVVANHLAVYAPRLGSVGSVRGVVFADPDPKKPLEKAQVSLAGGTDSDTTDASGRYDLETVPGSFTVTAKKPGFTPKSVRVTVAVGADVTLDLGLKPDPLADFDGDGVVDGKDNCDEVKNPDQANRDGDDLGDACDKDDDGDDVADEDDNCPGVANKDQTDTDEDGIGDACDKAAPPPTVDGGPVDPAGPVAAEGVGAEAGCHVGSGRSGVGGAGVLLAAALAWRRRRARP, from the coding sequence ATGCGCCTCCACGTCGCCCCTGCCCTCCTCCCACTCGTCGCCGCGTGGGTCGCCTCGGTCGCGGGGCTCCGGCACGCGCGCGCGGCGGACGTCACCAAGCCCGTGGCCGACGGGGTCACGCTGGTGACCCGAACCACCTCGGCCCCGCTCGTCGCGCGCGTGCTCAAGGTCACGCTCGGCGCGCCCGGCGTGCACCTCGGCGCGACCACCTCGGCCCAGCGGCGGCGCACAACGTCGAGTTACGCGAAGCTGGTCGGGGCCGCGGCCGCGACGAACGGCGATTTCTTCTCGTATGCCACGTATGGCACCACGGGCCTCGCCGCCGGGGCGGGGGTGAAATGGGCGGACACGAAGGACGACTCGACGTCCGCGAACCTCGCGTTCGACGACGCCGGGAGGGTCGACTACTTCGACGCCTCACGCGTCGTCACGTTCGACCCCACGTGGATGAAGGGCGTCGTCTCGGGACACCCGCAGGTGGTCAACGCCGGCGTGGCGCTCGCGACGAACCCCGCCGCCGCCGCGTGCACGGCGCGGAACCCTCGCTCGGCCGTCGGGCTGTCACAGGATAAGAAGACGCTGCTGCTCGCCGTCGTAGACGGCCGCTCGTCGTCGAGCGTCGGCATGACCTGCACGGAGGTGGCCGCGCTGATGAGGTCCTTCGGCGCCTACGACGCGTTCAACCTGGACGGCGGAGGCTCGTCGACGCTGTATCTCCGTGGCTCGGGCGTCGTGAACCGCCCCTCCGACGGGAGCGAACGCGTCGTCGCGAACCACCTCGCGGTGTACGCCCCACGCCTCGGTTCGGTGGGCTCGGTGCGGGGGGTGGTGTTCGCCGATCCCGACCCGAAGAAGCCGCTCGAGAAGGCGCAGGTGTCGCTGGCAGGCGGCACCGACTCCGACACCACCGACGCCAGCGGTCGCTACGATCTCGAGACCGTACCTGGCAGCTTCACGGTGACGGCGAAGAAGCCGGGCTTCACACCGAAGAGCGTGCGCGTGACGGTCGCGGTGGGGGCGGACGTGACGCTCGATCTCGGCCTCAAGCCCGATCCCCTCGCCGACTTCGACGGCGACGGCGTGGTCGACGGCAAGGACAACTGCGACGAGGTAAAGAACCCTGACCAGGCCAATCGCGACGGCGACGACCTCGGCGACGCCTGCGACAAGGACGACGACGGCGACGACGTGGCCGACGAGGACGACAACTGCCCGGGGGTCGCAAACAAAGACCAGACGGACACCGACGAGGACGGCATTGGCGACGCCTGCGACAAGGCCGCGCCGCCGCCCACCGTCGACGGCGGGCCGGTCGATCCGGCGGGCCCCGTCGCGGCTGAAGGCGTCGGCGCCGAGGCTGGTTGCCACGTCGGCTCGGGGCGGAGCGGCGTGGGCGGCGCGGGCGTGCTCTTGGCGGCCGCGCTCGCGTGGCGCCGGCGTCGAGCCCGCCCCTGA
- a CDS encoding DUF2293 domain-containing protein, whose amino-acid sequence MSTGTLVLAPTPDPRVFLAPDGTRLRPPEGWVCLPPGDAGLTRRVKLAGPSWAVLEKRGRKSFSKGLWAPLENVESARAALEAERSTEGYAKKRQADVARRERTQAQYVVTFEQEVADFLRFSPKWRELGRALAQRVAEHATPVGSGTVARTKRISVAERAEAAVIAWMRHQTTVYDSLDIPRVKGKRREVRRELAQLSRGVLDLHRRDDPHDLRACSLCKAVVGPVLPK is encoded by the coding sequence ATGTCGACCGGCACGCTCGTCCTCGCCCCCACGCCCGATCCCAGGGTGTTCCTCGCGCCGGATGGCACGCGCCTCCGCCCGCCCGAGGGTTGGGTGTGCCTCCCTCCGGGGGACGCGGGCCTCACGCGCCGGGTGAAGCTCGCGGGCCCGTCGTGGGCCGTCCTCGAGAAGCGGGGTCGCAAGTCGTTCTCGAAAGGCCTCTGGGCGCCGCTCGAGAACGTCGAGTCGGCGCGCGCCGCGCTCGAGGCGGAGCGCAGCACCGAGGGCTACGCCAAGAAGCGGCAGGCCGACGTCGCGCGGCGCGAGCGCACGCAGGCCCAATACGTGGTCACCTTCGAGCAAGAGGTCGCCGACTTCCTGCGCTTCTCGCCCAAGTGGCGCGAGCTTGGGCGCGCCTTGGCCCAGCGAGTGGCCGAGCACGCGACCCCAGTCGGGAGCGGCACCGTCGCGCGCACCAAACGCATCTCGGTGGCCGAGCGCGCGGAGGCCGCTGTGATCGCGTGGATGCGCCACCAGACCACCGTCTACGACTCGCTCGACATCCCGAGAGTGAAGGGCAAGCGCCGCGAGGTTCGGCGCGAGCTCGCGCAGCTGTCCCGAGGCGTGCTCGATCTTCACCGCCGCGACGATCCCCACGATCTGCGCGCGTGCTCGCTGTGCAAAGCCGTGGTGGGCCCCGTGCTTCCGAAGTGA
- a CDS encoding L,D-transpeptidase family protein, whose protein sequence is MTKVRLATLAAFVALAVAPERDASADAPAVRLVVHKAARTLVVVKAGAPPRSVHVSLGPKPTGPKRARGDGRTPEGRYVVTHKNPKSRFHLSLGLSYPNADDARVGLASGRISRAEHDAILAALARNQIPPQDTALGGDIFVHGGGTQGDWTLGCVAIDDATMDDLFASVPAGTPVTIEP, encoded by the coding sequence ATGACCAAGGTCCGCCTCGCCACGCTCGCCGCGTTCGTCGCGCTCGCCGTTGCCCCCGAGCGCGACGCGAGCGCCGACGCCCCCGCAGTGCGCCTCGTCGTCCACAAAGCCGCGCGGACCCTCGTGGTCGTCAAGGCGGGCGCGCCTCCGCGCAGCGTCCACGTGTCTCTTGGCCCGAAGCCCACGGGCCCGAAGCGCGCACGAGGCGACGGCAGGACCCCCGAGGGTCGGTACGTCGTCACCCACAAGAACCCGAAGAGCCGCTTTCACTTGTCGCTCGGCCTCTCGTACCCCAACGCCGACGACGCGCGCGTGGGCTTGGCCTCGGGGCGCATCTCGAGGGCCGAGCACGACGCCATCCTCGCGGCGCTCGCGCGAAACCAGATCCCCCCTCAGGACACGGCGCTCGGCGGCGACATCTTCGTGCACGGCGGCGGCACCCAAGGCGACTGGACACTCGGGTGCGTCGCCATCGACGACGCTACGATGGACGATCTCTTCGCGAGCGTGCCCGCGGGCACCCCCGTCACGATCGAGCCGTGA